Proteins from one Setaria italica strain Yugu1 chromosome V, Setaria_italica_v2.0, whole genome shotgun sequence genomic window:
- the LOC101772569 gene encoding RING-H2 finger protein ATL39, whose product MSSPSSWLFSDNSRYSTRARLLFMGLSFAIGILTFLLYLALWYACSSSRRRRQQQRRGVVGVAGALDEGGDRGMSADAIAALPAFVFARDGGSGEPAAPALDCPVCLGQVEAGEKVRRLPKCGHAFHAECVDAWLRAHSTCPMCRAAVGAAAAATATKLQAADTTPTPAEALPPV is encoded by the coding sequence ATGAGCTCGCCAAGCTCGTGGCTGTTCTCGGACAACTCGAGGTACAGCACCCGGGCGCGGCTGCTCTTCATGGGCCTCTCCTTCGCCATCGGCATCCTCAccttcctcctctacctcgcGCTCTGGTAcgcctgcagcagcagccgccgccgccgccagcagcagcggcgcggcgtggtCGGCGTGGCCGGCGCGCTGGATGAAGGCGGCGACCGCGGCATGAGCGCGGACGCGATCGCCGCGCTGCCGGCGTTCGTCTTCGctcgcgacggcggcagcggcgagccggcggcgccagcgctCGACTGCCCAGTGTGCCTCGGGCAGGTGGAGGCCGGGGAGAAGGTGCGGCGGCTGCCCAAGTGCGGGCACGCGTTCCACGCCGAGTGCGTCGACGCCTGGCTGCGCGCGCACTCCACATGCCCCAtgtgccgcgccgccgtcggcgcggccgccgccgccaccgccaccaagcTGCAGGCAGCCGACACCACCCCGACGCCGGCGGAGGCGCTGCCACCTGTGTAA
- the LOC101780567 gene encoding RING-H2 finger protein ATL66, which yields MPATTGANVVCEYDGVGVALELAALAAFVVLLRYAAVLYANHLLTTLCVDDDDNLPAAARRDDGRGGVSGLDAAALARLPSFVSHGTTAAAAEQCAVCLGAVEEGETVRALPCCTHAFHARCVDAWLRLRPICPVCRATCR from the coding sequence ATGCCGGCTACCACCGGCGCGAACGTCGTCTGCGAGTACGACGGCGTCGGCGTAGCCCTTGAgctcgccgccctcgccgccttcGTTGTCCTCCTGCGCTACGCGGCGGTGCTCTACGCGAACCACCTGCTCACCACCCTTtgcgtcgacgacgacgacaacctTCCCGCGGCAGCACGGAGagacgacggccgcggcggtgtCTCgggcctcgacgccgccgccctcgcgcgGCTGCCCAGCTTCGTGAGCCACGGCAccaccgccgctgcggcggaGCAGTGCGCGGTGTGCCTGGGCGCCGTCGAGGAAGGCGAGACGGTGCGTGCGCTGCCCTGCTGCACGCACGCGTTCCACGCGCGGTGCGTCGACGCGTGGCTGCGCCTGCGCCCGATATGCCCCGTGTGCCGGGCAACGTGCCGCTGA
- the LOC101772976 gene encoding probable E3 ubiquitin-protein ligase ATL44, whose protein sequence is MSSSPTVGGGAPYDGGSTSSFMQRRQDQQQSYSFSGRVLLTAVVILAILTVVFVLVRLLLYQFVARGRGSLRRSFVSFGRSSGRHGLDASALAALPVTEYRRKVEADGDDGSTSTTGGAAAATDCAVCLSELADGEKVRALPSCGHVFHVECVDAWLRSRTTCPVCRAEVRPDKGAGGAGARSPALATPPPALFGAGGTLVVTVEGGVAETRDARTPVLGAAVNRPGP, encoded by the coding sequence ATGTCGTCGAGCCCCACCGTGGGGGGCGGCGCCCCGTACGACGGCGGCTCGACGAGCTCGTTCATGCAGCGGCGGCAGGATCAGCAGCAGAGCTACAGCTTCAGCGGCCGCGTCCTGCTCACGGCCGTTGTCATCCTCGCCATCCTcaccgtcgtcttcgtcctcgtccgGCTCCTACTCTACCAGTTCGTCGCGCGGGGCAGGGGCAGCCTCCGCCGCTCCTTCGTATCCTTCGGCAGGAGCAGCGGCCGCCACGGGCTCGACGCCTCCGCGCTCGCCGCCCTCCCCGTCACCGAGTACCGCCGCAAGGTAGAGGCTGACGGCGATGACGGATCCACTTCCACCACCGgcggtgccgcggcggcgacggattGCGCGGTGTGCCTGTCGGAGCTCGCCGACGGCGAGAAGGTGCGCGCGCTGCCGAGCTGCGGCCACGTCTTCCACGTCGAGTGCGTCGACGCGTGGCTGCGGTCCAGGACCACGTGCCCGGTGTGCCGGGCCGAGGTGCGGCCCGACAAGGGGGCggggggcgcgggcgcgcggtcGCCGGCTCTGGCGACTCCGCCTCCGGCGTTGTTCGGAGCGGGGGGCACGTTGGTTGTGACCGTGGAAGGCGGCGTCGCGGAGACCAGGGACGCGCGCACGCCAGTGCTCGGCGCCGCGGTCAACCGGCCGGGGCCGTAG